In Synechocystis sp. PCC 6714, the following are encoded in one genomic region:
- a CDS encoding Tab2 family RNA-binding protein, whose amino-acid sequence MANNLPAPPQPLPDRLLGESWQFIALPAQDLWPYFGDRPMRYQSMPIHLSPLELGLAADLPIPGVVIYGGRQCRFIGEWLTEQKPKSLVYIAEDPRQSGGLVLHSQSGDRWVMVTFKDGEMATAAGIFSQRQQKAKGLHFLWLQPDNSGVTTTGVWLLQTGKNSVNFTSN is encoded by the coding sequence ATGGCCAATAATCTTCCTGCTCCGCCCCAACCCCTGCCCGATCGCCTGTTGGGGGAAAGTTGGCAATTTATCGCTCTTCCAGCCCAGGATCTCTGGCCCTACTTTGGCGATCGCCCCATGCGTTACCAATCCATGCCCATTCATTTATCTCCCCTAGAGTTGGGTTTGGCGGCGGATTTACCCATTCCAGGGGTGGTGATTTACGGCGGTCGTCAATGCCGTTTCATCGGTGAATGGTTAACGGAACAAAAACCAAAGAGCCTGGTTTATATTGCTGAAGATCCCCGCCAATCCGGGGGTCTAGTTCTTCACAGCCAAAGCGGCGATCGATGGGTAATGGTTACTTTTAAAGATGGGGAAATGGCCACCGCGGCGGGGATATTTAGCCAACGGCAACAAAAAGCAAAAGGCTTACATTTTCTCTGGCTCCAACCGGATAATTCGGGGGTAACCACTACGGGGGTATGGTTATTGCAAACGGGGAAAAATTCAGTCAATTTCACCAGCAATTGA
- a CDS encoding ankyrin repeat domain-containing protein, whose translation MVNPIVVAAKQGQWQLVQKHLFTATLDQVNQRDERGLTALMYGVTALEVPTVKQLLQAGVDPNLSRPPHDITPLMLLAGLPHNNTNDLNYSNKQEQRRENLCGMAKILLEFGAEVNRQNDDGTTALMMAAYRNNLPLVQIFLAGGADCQVQDRQGTTALEWAIKHRNLAMVQALLQGQARLDLRDGDGNLPLTLAIKIDDHDIVDSLLRAGAPWDQESWFTAVEEGKIAPVQALIEAGYPITEPGDTGDTALHIACLEGYEKMVQILLAHQAPLDVVNQAGDTPLILAIAQGQLAIVGQLLKAGANPNFSVTGESPLMTALTMDSLGSQVQREIVQALFKAGVSANQCLWEDKTPLMVAANLNLADLISLLANHGADPNQTDPSGSTALMWACHRGHLEVVKALLDNFPAMDVNVKNNGGQTALHLAHLNHRQAIVAFLKSHPSHGQ comes from the coding sequence ATGGTCAATCCCATTGTGGTGGCGGCTAAACAGGGTCAATGGCAATTAGTGCAAAAACATTTGTTTACTGCCACGCTAGACCAGGTTAATCAAAGGGATGAACGGGGTTTAACAGCTTTGATGTATGGCGTAACAGCTCTAGAAGTTCCCACTGTCAAACAATTGCTGCAAGCTGGGGTTGACCCCAATTTGTCCCGACCGCCCCACGACATTACTCCGCTGATGTTGCTGGCGGGACTTCCTCATAATAATACCAATGACTTAAATTACTCCAATAAACAGGAGCAGAGGCGAGAAAATCTCTGCGGCATGGCCAAAATATTGCTGGAATTTGGGGCAGAGGTAAATCGGCAAAACGACGACGGCACCACTGCTTTGATGATGGCAGCCTATCGCAATAACCTTCCATTGGTGCAAATCTTCTTGGCGGGAGGAGCGGACTGCCAAGTTCAGGATCGGCAAGGCACAACGGCTTTAGAGTGGGCGATTAAACACCGGAATTTAGCTATGGTGCAAGCACTCTTGCAAGGACAAGCCCGGTTGGACCTCCGGGATGGGGACGGTAATTTGCCCCTAACTTTGGCCATCAAAATAGATGACCACGACATCGTTGATAGTTTGCTCAGGGCCGGCGCTCCCTGGGATCAAGAGAGTTGGTTTACCGCTGTGGAGGAAGGAAAAATTGCCCCGGTGCAAGCTTTGATTGAAGCTGGTTACCCCATAACAGAGCCTGGGGACACGGGAGATACTGCTCTGCACATTGCTTGTTTGGAAGGTTATGAAAAGATGGTGCAGATATTGTTAGCCCATCAAGCTCCCCTCGATGTGGTAAATCAGGCTGGGGATACTCCTCTGATCTTGGCGATCGCCCAGGGACAATTGGCCATTGTGGGGCAGTTATTAAAAGCTGGGGCAAATCCCAATTTTTCGGTGACTGGGGAATCGCCTCTAATGACCGCTTTGACGATGGACAGCTTAGGCAGCCAAGTCCAAAGGGAAATTGTCCAGGCCTTATTCAAGGCGGGGGTTTCTGCAAATCAATGCCTATGGGAAGATAAAACCCCTCTAATGGTGGCGGCTAACTTAAATTTGGCCGACCTAATTTCCTTGCTGGCGAACCACGGCGCTGACCCCAACCAAACTGATCCATCGGGTTCCACGGCTTTAATGTGGGCTTGCCATCGGGGACACCTGGAAGTGGTTAAAGCTTTGCTGGATAATTTTCCTGCTATGGACGTTAACGTGAAAAACAACGGGGGCCAAACTGCCCTCCACCTTGCCCACCTCAATCACCGGCAAGCAATAGTTGCTTTCTTGAAATCCCATCCAAGCCATGGCCAATAA
- a CDS encoding iron uptake porin, translated as MGIISQGFLRPNLAFLAILLAFTPDVKAQNFNSAAFVDDFKKNLLQQQFPYLTETSNLLSNLDTSQGSMAQITNVSELRDVSPNAWAYEALKSLVERYGCIVGYPDRTFRGDRALSRWEFAAGLNACLNTMERLLQENIAIVQGDLDALKRLAQEFQGELAALGARVDNLEMRTAYLEDHQFSTTTKLNGEVILAPANAFGSEMANAAQSPLESQFTLGYRARLNFDTSFTGKDRLRTRLQAGNLPNFSQVTGTDMSRLSFDTNTNNSVVVDELQYRFPIGNQVTAWVGARALNLDHIFPVLNPYLESDSTGTLTRFGRRNPLVYRGPEGAGAGIRYAPNRQFHFAALYLADGDTANSPDEGRGLFNGSFSTGAQIGFKPFDNWELAATYVHSYQTAERVNLTGSTGSPISNRPFGRVPTTADRFGLQTTWQITSSVNVAGWVGYANATAQGGNRQGDNADLWTWNANVSFVDAFTEGGVLSLGGGMPPRARGVDGGPSDPGTSYILEAQYRYPLSKNITLTPGFFVVLNPNNNNDNSAIWVATVRTTFKF; from the coding sequence ATGGGAATAATTTCTCAGGGCTTTTTGCGCCCAAATTTAGCATTTCTGGCAATTTTGTTGGCTTTTACCCCAGATGTGAAGGCTCAAAATTTTAATTCGGCAGCATTTGTGGATGATTTCAAGAAAAATCTTTTGCAACAGCAGTTTCCCTATTTGACTGAGACTAGTAACTTGTTGTCAAACTTGGATACCTCCCAGGGAAGCATGGCTCAAATCACCAATGTGTCGGAACTAAGGGATGTGTCTCCCAATGCCTGGGCCTATGAAGCCTTAAAAAGTTTGGTGGAACGCTATGGTTGTATTGTGGGTTATCCAGACCGCACTTTCCGTGGCGATCGGGCCCTCAGCCGTTGGGAGTTTGCAGCGGGTTTAAACGCCTGCCTCAACACGATGGAAAGGCTATTGCAGGAAAATATTGCCATCGTACAAGGGGATCTAGATGCTCTCAAGCGTCTGGCTCAGGAGTTCCAGGGAGAATTGGCCGCTTTGGGGGCCCGGGTCGATAATTTGGAAATGCGCACAGCCTATTTGGAGGACCACCAATTTTCCACCACCACCAAGTTGAATGGGGAAGTAATTCTCGCCCCCGCCAATGCCTTTGGTAGTGAGATGGCCAATGCCGCCCAAAGCCCTTTAGAGAGTCAGTTTACCTTGGGCTACCGTGCTCGGTTGAATTTCGATACTAGCTTTACGGGCAAAGATCGACTAAGAACCCGTTTACAAGCTGGCAATTTGCCTAACTTTAGCCAAGTCACTGGCACTGATATGTCTCGATTATCCTTTGACACCAACACCAACAATAGCGTTGTGGTGGACGAGTTACAGTACCGTTTTCCGATTGGCAATCAAGTGACTGCTTGGGTGGGAGCAAGGGCCCTGAACCTAGACCATATTTTCCCGGTTCTTAATCCTTACCTAGAAAGTGACTCCACCGGAACATTAACCCGCTTTGGCCGCCGTAATCCATTGGTTTATCGGGGACCTGAAGGGGCTGGGGCCGGTATCCGTTATGCTCCTAATCGTCAATTTCACTTTGCGGCCCTATATTTGGCTGATGGAGATACAGCTAATAGCCCGGATGAAGGTCGGGGATTATTTAACGGTTCTTTTAGTACTGGGGCTCAGATTGGCTTTAAGCCCTTTGACAATTGGGAATTGGCGGCCACCTATGTTCACAGCTATCAAACTGCGGAGCGGGTTAACCTCACCGGCAGTACCGGCAGTCCTATTTCCAACCGTCCCTTTGGCCGAGTGCCCACCACAGCGGATCGTTTTGGACTTCAGACCACTTGGCAAATTACCTCCAGTGTCAACGTAGCGGGGTGGGTTGGTTATGCCAATGCCACAGCCCAGGGGGGCAACCGTCAGGGGGATAATGCTGACCTCTGGACTTGGAATGCCAATGTTTCTTTTGTGGACGCATTTACGGAGGGGGGAGTGCTCTCATTAGGTGGGGGAATGCCGCCCCGCGCTCGGGGAGTGGATGGGGGACCCAGTGATCCGGGCACATCCTATATTCTGGAAGCTCAATACCGTTATCCTCTGAGCAAAAATATCACCTTGACCCCTGGCTTTTTTGTGGTGCTTAATCCCAATAACAACAACGACAACAGTGCTATTTGGGTGGCAACAGTAAGAACGACATTTAAGTTTTAG